ttggtaatatgagatttaattagTTTACTGTAGTCTGGAGCTTTTAGTCTTCACTCATTGCTCGCCTGTAATGTGCAACAATGTGACATCACTCACTGGAGAGGACAGATTTTACATTTGCTGTTGTTCTGCCTGCTTTCATTACTGAAAATGAGACAGATAAAATAGCTTTGCAATCACCAAATCAAACACGCCTCATTTAGCTCTCAGTTAAAAACTGCAGCATTTATCAGATATTCAGGAATATGAATAAGCAGGTTTCTCTGTGTGCAGGTCCAGAATTCAACCGAAAACGGACTAAGGTTCAcaaccaggctgcagcagccatgGCTGTGCTAACCTACCCAGAGAGGATTCAGATGCAGAGGAGGACCGGTTGACACTGAAGGCCAGATCTGAGTCACTGTCTTCCGAACTGCTGCTCTGAGAAGTGCTGGGGGACGTGGGGGGTGGACTGAACTGGAGTGTTCCTTTGTCACGGCgacaaaaaagacagaaacaaaccaAGGAAAATTAGATCCATAATCAGGTCTTTCTGAAACACTGACCCAAACAGATGAATATGAGACACTTTGGTTTTAGTAGTCCGGCTGCTCTCCCTGCCAAACAGTTTGGGAATACTGTTGTTGAGTCAGATGCAGCTGAAACCGCTTAAGCCGATGGGAGTTTATGTGGGAGTAGTGGGACTAGAACAGATAGTTCAGAGCTCTAAATTGAACAGACGCGCAGACATAAACGGCTAAACTGCATTCCTTTAgtctgggaaaaaataaattatggAGACCGCCTCCACTCAGGGATAACCTGGAAGAGAATATTCTGTTCAGGCATTGATTAGTTTGACATTAAAGAAATATCTTTATATGCCCGTTATCTCTGCCTGACATTCTTCATCATTCTAGTCTGCCTTCTACACTTAGCTAATGGTAGCCTCATAAAAAGGAGGTATTTATAACCTCATAAACAAACTCCCATTTGTTGTTAATGTTAGCTGAATATGATCATCATTGCACATAAAAAGCTACAAGAATTCAGGAATCTGCGGTTCTGGTTCACGTTTCACCTAAAGcacctttcacacatgcatttgATCTGTCGGGAGTCTATCTGAAGTGTTTATAGGTGCCTCGTTTTAATTCTGATGACCCAAGTCTGTTGGGTCATGGCTGCTGCCGCGTTGTGATGGTGACGTCGATTCCGACCTCAGGTTTACGAGGTAGCAACCAATTATCAGGAGataatttgttttgtttcaattaaaaagaaaaagatgattGCGCAAAACTGAACTGAGGAGAGCACGCTTACCTAGTATCCTGAGTCTGTTTACTGCCCCGTGCAGGGTGAAAAAGGCCcacagaacctgagaggagtCCACGCAGAGGAGGCGGCCACGTCCCACGCCGTTCACCCCGTGGTGCACCTCTCCGGTGGGGAGCAGGGTGAAGCTGAACACGTCACCAGAGCAAGGCATGGGGAATCCCCGGTGCACCACCCAATATTCTTTACGGTCCAAGAGTACGTCGGGATCTGCCGGCAAGTCTTCGGCGTGCAGGCTGGCCGGGTCGCAGGACGTCAAGCCAAACAACAGCGCTCCGAAGTAGGGCAGACCCAAATGGCCCACTTCGACGTACAACGTCTCGCCCACATGCAGCGGCCGGTCGCTGAACACCAGAGTCTGACTGCTGTCCAGAAAGTGGATGCAGGCTGCCGAGCGGTCCGCGGAGAGTACCACATCAGAGCCCCGGATCGGGTGAAAGTGCAAGTCATTGTCCAAAGGGGAGGGAAGGCCCCTCATCAGCCTCGGGACGGCGAATGCGCCGGACGCGGACGAGGACGGCGCGGACGCGGAGgccgtggaggagcagcaggggatGAGCTGTGTGTAGTTATTGAGCTGGAGGGTGGCCATCTTGGCAGCAACGGcctggttgttctccagctGATTGTTGTTGTAATTGGCTGAGTCGTGGCTGCTCTGGGGGAGGTAGGCGCTCAAACGGGCCGCACTCAGACAGCTGGATCCCACGCTCTCGGCAAACGTGCTCTCTGCAGGAAGCACACAGGCAATTACACCACTGGATCAGAAGATTCACACGAGACTCATTCTCTTTATCGGCATCATCGCTGTCCGCTTTTATAACATCCAACCTCAGGAtctaatcatttattttacaccTGCACACTCATTTGTGTTCCTATTTGCAGCCCTGTTGACAGCTGGTAGGGCTGTGCACGTGTGGTAAGCCAGTGCATGGCCTCTCTATTCTTTTTACTGGGAGGTTTATGGCAGCGAAATAATCCTCAGCACAAATAATCAGGCAGCGCGTTATCGCCAATATAGGAAGCTTCATATTTACTGCCGTTCTTCACCTCATTAACATAAGCTCTCCGGGCAAACCCAGTTCATAGGGAGGCTGAATTTctggatggggggatgggggatgTAAACAGTTCTGGTGTTCATAGTCCCTGTTTGAGTTATAATACATTCCTTTTTTCACTATTTCTAGTGATGCAGTTGAGTGGCCCGGCCCCTCAACCAAAGCCCCTGGTATGCGCCACATTGACCAAACATGGCCAGCGCTCCTGTCAGACTCAAGATAAACACAGTCAGAGAGAGCGAGATGGTAccaagagggggggaggggacgaAGTGACATAACACAAGAAACCGGCGCCGTGATCGAGTGGAAGGGGACCTGGTTCCAGTGGAGGATGTTGAGGATGGAATCGCTGAGCTGTCCCAGGCCTTACTACTTTTTCCACTATTCTGGCCTCCGTTACAAGAGCGCTGCTCTCAGGAAGCTGCTTAAATTAGCCGCAGACTGCGTTGACACCATTTAAAATAAGTTTATGATATTTCAGTGGCTGTCAGAGATTCTTTAAGCTGGCTCTCAAAGTCACGTCCGGCTTACGCAATCTCAGGATTGGCTTGTGTCAGACTCACGGGTCTCATTCCTGAATTGTGTTTCTCTCACTTCCCTTTTGGACTCTGAATAATCCTTCCTGTCTTTCCGCGACCACAAAGCATGAAATATCTTACACGGCGCTTTGCCGGACAGTACGCTGTAACGTTGAGGTGCTCACCGAGCAGCGTGACCTCCTGGGTGATTCCATAGATGTCGATGATGGCCCACAGAGGGCAGCTGATGCTGAGCCCACAGTGGAAGAGGATGGGCTCTCCTTCGTTGATGCTGTAGAAAACTCTCCCGTGGCGGTCGGCCCAGAAGGACAGCACGTTGTCTTTCAAGGCGAGCCGCTCGGGCAGCGCCTTGGCCCAGT
This genomic stretch from Takifugu flavidus isolate HTHZ2018 chromosome 9, ASM371156v2, whole genome shotgun sequence harbors:
- the neurl1b gene encoding E3 ubiquitin-protein ligase NEURL1B isoform X2, whose product is MGNATPKPLIDTTLQPRPVANRQYYSLPNNGAAIERRASALPASINVDPTRFHPHAKGKNIRLDGQFRRATRKNSFCNGITFSHRPVHLYEKVRLRLSGVHTGWSGALRFGFTSLDPSELVATDIPKYACPDLVTRPGYWAKALPERLALKDNVLSFWADRHGRVFYSINEGEPILFHCGLSISCPLWAIIDIYGITQEVTLLESTFAESVGSSCLSAARLSAYLPQSSHDSANYNNNQLENNQAVAAKMATLQLNNYTQLIPCCSSTASASAPSSSASGAFAVPRLMRGLPSPLDNDLHFHPIRGSDVVLSADRSAACIHFLDSSQTLVFSDRPLHVGETLYVEVGHLGLPYFGALLFGLTSCDPASLHAEDLPADPDVLLDRKEYWVVHRGFPMPCSGDVFSFTLLPTGEVHHGVNGVGRGRLLCVDSSQVLWAFFTLHGAVNRLRILGTLQFSPPPTSPSTSQSSSSEDSDSDLAFSVNRSSSASESSLVTAPSSPLSPPISPSVSGSELPPAGKNGECTICFDQEVDTVIYTCGHMCLCNDCGLKLKRQINACCPICRRPIKDVIKTYRP
- the neurl1b gene encoding E3 ubiquitin-protein ligase NEURL1B isoform X1, which encodes MHLNSVKRVYFCFQTRLFLKAGLATGGTAPNTDTTLQPRPVANRQYYSLPNNGAAIERRASALPASINVDPTRFHPHAKGKNIRLDGQFRRATRKNSFCNGITFSHRPVHLYEKVRLRLSGVHTGWSGALRFGFTSLDPSELVATDIPKYACPDLVTRPGYWAKALPERLALKDNVLSFWADRHGRVFYSINEGEPILFHCGLSISCPLWAIIDIYGITQEVTLLESTFAESVGSSCLSAARLSAYLPQSSHDSANYNNNQLENNQAVAAKMATLQLNNYTQLIPCCSSTASASAPSSSASGAFAVPRLMRGLPSPLDNDLHFHPIRGSDVVLSADRSAACIHFLDSSQTLVFSDRPLHVGETLYVEVGHLGLPYFGALLFGLTSCDPASLHAEDLPADPDVLLDRKEYWVVHRGFPMPCSGDVFSFTLLPTGEVHHGVNGVGRGRLLCVDSSQVLWAFFTLHGAVNRLRILGTLQFSPPPTSPSTSQSSSSEDSDSDLAFSVNRSSSASESSLVTAPSSPLSPPISPSVSGSELPPAGKNGECTICFDQEVDTVIYTCGHMCLCNDCGLKLKRQINACCPICRRPIKDVIKTYRP